In Hyalangium gracile, the genomic stretch CTCCAACTACTACCTGGATGACGTGGCCAGGATGCTCTACGAGAAGGACCTGCAGCGCAACGCGCCCGCGCAGGTCGGCGACTTCGACACCACGAACAAGCAGAACGTCGTCACCTATACGGTGGGCTTCGGCATCAACAGCAACCTGCTGAAGCACACCGCCGAGGTGGGCGGCGGCCTGTACTACACGGCCAATGACGGGGCGAGCCTCAAGCAGGCGCTGCTGGACATCATCAACAACGTGCAGACGCGCGCCACCTCCTTCTCGAGCCCCGCGGCCAGCGCGCTGCAGGTGAACAACGCCAGCGCCACGCTCATCCCGCGCTTCAAGCCGGCGCGCTCCAGGACGGAGCCGTGGCAGGGCCAGCTCTACCGCTTCAACATGGGCCCCGAGCGCCTGCTGGGCTGCGACCCCAAGAACCCCTCGCTGGGGGGAGACCTCAACCAGGATGGGGACTGCAACGACACGCTGATGCTCGACGCGGCCGGCGAGGCCGTCACCGAGGACGCGGAGGGCAACTTCGTGAAGCTGCTGTCTCCGCTCACGCCCGCCCAGCCCATCTGGGAGGCGGGCGCGAAGCTGAGCGCCGCGGGCCCCACGCGCTGGAAGACGCGGAAGATCTACACCCTGGTGGACAACAACGTCCCCGGCGGCGACGGCAAGCTGGACTACCGCGACACGCCGGTGGAGTTCGTGGAGGCCAACGCCGCCGCGCTGCGCGAGTACCTGGGCATCAGCGACAACCCCGATGCGTGCTCGGACCTGGCTGACCGGCTGGGCGTGCCGAGCCTGTCCGCCATCGACTGCGCGAAGCTGGTCATCCGCTGGTACCGCGGAGCCGATGCGCTCAACCCGGATCCGCTCCAGCAGGACAAGGATCGCTCGTTCCTGCTGGGCGACATCTTCCACTCCTCGCCCATCAGCGCGGAGCCGCCCATGCCGAAGAACTTCTGCGGCTTCTCCACCCAGTGCCTCACGTCGCTCTTCTCCGGCGCCACGCCGCAGCAGGACGGCTACACCACTCCGGAGGAGCCGAACGCGAAGGCCTACGACAAGTACGTGTACGAGGCGGGTGACCGCGACAAGGTCGTCCTGGTGGGCGCCAACGACGGCATGCTGCACGCCTTCCACAACGGCAGGAAGGTCACCAGCGCCGACGACGTGGATCCGCTCACCGGGCAGCGCAGGTTCGACGCGGGCACGGGCGAGGAGCTGTGGGCCTTCATCCCGCCGGACCTGCTGCCCAAGCTGCGCCCCAACATCGGCAAGCACGCCTACTTCGTGGACGGCACGCCCATGGTGCGCGACGTGTGGATCGACGGCGCGGGCAACCAGCCGGCCGACGGCAAGAAGCAGTGGGAGGAGTTCCGCACGGTGGCCGTGGTGGGCACCGGCCGTGGCGGCGTGCACCGCTTCGCGCTGGACCTGACGCGCCTGCTGGGCACCGCGCCCGGTGAGACGGCCAGCCTGGCGCCGAGCCTGGCGGGGGACTTCCTGTGGACGTGGCCGCAGCCGTGCGATCCACTGGCGCTGCAGGTGGGCGAGAGCTTCACCCACTTCGCTCCCCGCCCGCCGCCCATCGGCCCGGTGGCGCTCACCGAGCAGGCCGACCAGGCGCTGAGGGACCTGTACGGCCCCAGCGGCAGCCCTGGCGCGGGCCCGTGGACGGTGGACAACACCCCCGCGCGCGAGCGGTGGGTGGTGGCGCTCAACGGCGGCTTCGACGAGCACATGCTGCGCGGCCGGGGCATGGCGCTGGTGGACATCCGCAGCGGGCACACGGTGTGGAGCTTCTTCCACGGCGATGGCCAGAGCCGCTCGGAGAACCTGCGCTACCCCATCGGGGCGGGCCTCTCGATGATGGACATCGGCCGCGCGGACAACCCCAGCGCGGACGCCGACCTGCTGTGGGACTCGGCCACCGTGGGTGACTACGGCGGGCAGTTGTGGATGGTGCGCATGTGGAAGCCGGGCACGTGGGACGCCACCAGGCAGCGGGTGGACAACTGGTTCGCCGCGCGCGCCTTCCGCGCGGAGAATCTGGCCGGCAAGAGCGCCGACGCGGAGGCCCTGCGCGCTCCGTTCAGCTACATGACCCTCAACACCCTGCAGCCGGACACCGGCTTCCTGCGCACCTTCGTGGGCACGGGTGACCGGGAGAACCTGATGGAGAAGGGCACCTCGTGCCGCCTGTCCAACCCGCGCGCGTGCGCGGTGCAGGGCTGCGGCGTCAACAACACGCTCACCGTCCAGCGCGACGGCCACACGCTCTTCACGACCAGCGCCGCGTACAAGGACTACCGCTACTTCGGTGGCGCCTCGACGGCGGCGCCGGCGGCGGGCAACTCCTGCGCGGGAGCCCAGGTGACGCTGAGCTGGAACAACGACAAGGCCCACGGCTGCGACAACGACAACGACGGCTCCATCCAGTTCTCGTGCGGCGGCAACAGCTCCACCTGGAGCTGCCAGGAGTCGAGCACCTGGGCGCAGCTCAACTTCGCCGAGGACGCCAGGCCCTACCCGCAGCGCTACTCCGGCGTGTACACGTACGGCGGGTCGGACCCGACGCGCAAGTTCGACACCGACGCCGAGGCCAACACGTACGAGGCCAACCTCGTCACGGACAGCCAGCTGGTGGACGTGGGCCAGTTCGACAGCGCCGGAAAGGTCACCACCAGCCAGCAGTCGGCCGCGCCCGCGGGCAAGGGCTGGTTCATCCAGTACGCGAAGGACCACGAGCGCACCGGCACCACCGGCTCGCTCCAGGCCGGCTGCGTGGTGTGGAGCTCGTTCGAGCCCAGCGGCGCCGCCGGGAACATGTGCTCCACCACGGGCACCAACGTGGCGCGGCTGTACCAGGCCAACTTCGCCACGGGCATGGCCAACTGCGCGGTGGGCTTCTACAACAAGGGCCAGGACGAGTGGGCGCGCTTCTCCGAGAGCACCACCGTCGCGGCTCCCGCCGAGCCCGCCATGCAGGTGTCCATCGGCGG encodes the following:
- a CDS encoding pilus assembly protein, yielding MQHSWIFILRRLCLGLAMLGVAGGAHAELGNASENTAACCQLTTSLVNDVLRGDDVSGDERFFSADGAPPNIHFLVDASGSMRELPQIINSEHKKFFEITTNGCDNPRLDAYSASRGWDPSFQYPVPDPGTGLGADSGFDKLFLDDKFYAYMYWNDSSEPDIQWHSKEDACQSQVPNWNTTRTADYDRCIQCLSTKGWWKLPEATARDTAPLTNLDFIFWGRFLNFNPPKYVTARAVLKSVIKDLKRVRVGISHFAETSDPNYSVMLEAQSPSCTQIANDSSAFDGLRGDYINAVNSLTFSTSTPLARSLLNVGYYFTSDEDVYRTLFNFGTAYNYPPGFKNKALSDPARSVCWGCQSSSVILITDGEPSNDGVGLTLAGKLRAVNGGPVYCPASEPCNDKGPNAAIYTDDNSNYYLDDVARMLYEKDLQRNAPAQVGDFDTTNKQNVVTYTVGFGINSNLLKHTAEVGGGLYYTANDGASLKQALLDIINNVQTRATSFSSPAASALQVNNASATLIPRFKPARSRTEPWQGQLYRFNMGPERLLGCDPKNPSLGGDLNQDGDCNDTLMLDAAGEAVTEDAEGNFVKLLSPLTPAQPIWEAGAKLSAAGPTRWKTRKIYTLVDNNVPGGDGKLDYRDTPVEFVEANAAALREYLGISDNPDACSDLADRLGVPSLSAIDCAKLVIRWYRGADALNPDPLQQDKDRSFLLGDIFHSSPISAEPPMPKNFCGFSTQCLTSLFSGATPQQDGYTTPEEPNAKAYDKYVYEAGDRDKVVLVGANDGMLHAFHNGRKVTSADDVDPLTGQRRFDAGTGEELWAFIPPDLLPKLRPNIGKHAYFVDGTPMVRDVWIDGAGNQPADGKKQWEEFRTVAVVGTGRGGVHRFALDLTRLLGTAPGETASLAPSLAGDFLWTWPQPCDPLALQVGESFTHFAPRPPPIGPVALTEQADQALRDLYGPSGSPGAGPWTVDNTPARERWVVALNGGFDEHMLRGRGMALVDIRSGHTVWSFFHGDGQSRSENLRYPIGAGLSMMDIGRADNPSADADLLWDSATVGDYGGQLWMVRMWKPGTWDATRQRVDNWFAARAFRAENLAGKSADAEALRAPFSYMTLNTLQPDTGFLRTFVGTGDRENLMEKGTSCRLSNPRACAVQGCGVNNTLTVQRDGHTLFTTSAAYKDYRYFGGASTAAPAAGNSCAGAQVTLSWNNDKAHGCDNDNDGSIQFSCGGNSSTWSCQESSTWAQLNFAEDARPYPQRYSGVYTYGGSDPTRKFDTDAEANTYEANLVTDSQLVDVGQFDSAGKVTTSQQSAAPAGKGWFIQYAKDHERTGTTGSLQAGCVVWSSFEPSGAAGNMCSTTGTNVARLYQANFATGMANCAVGFYNKGQDEWARFSESTTVAAPAEPAMQVSIGGGTIELGVTMVGPGTADRKAIQVSDDGVKSLYQLELDPRGHNCRHNGVAAACD